A genomic region of Ewingella sp. CoE-038-23 contains the following coding sequences:
- a CDS encoding tRNA-(ms[2]io[6]A)-hydroxylase, giving the protein MTQALLAPIYDFLHCETPARWVDVALENQEIMLIDHANCEKKAAATAMSLMTKYVERTELLFCAARLAREELHHFEQVVEIMQQRNIPYTVLSPSRYASGMIKHSRHHDELNILVDRLIIGAYIEARSCERFAKIAPHLDETLSRFYTSLLRSEARHFTDYLELAQQYAGEDISERVQSFGRVEAELILSPDEQFRFHSGVPV; this is encoded by the coding sequence ATGACACAGGCTTTGTTGGCTCCGATTTATGATTTTTTGCATTGCGAAACCCCGGCGCGCTGGGTGGACGTGGCGCTGGAGAATCAAGAGATCATGCTGATTGACCACGCCAACTGTGAAAAGAAGGCGGCGGCCACCGCCATGAGCCTGATGACCAAATACGTCGAGCGCACCGAGCTGCTGTTCTGCGCCGCCCGTCTGGCGCGTGAGGAGCTGCACCACTTCGAGCAGGTGGTGGAGATCATGCAGCAGCGCAATATTCCCTATACCGTGCTGTCGCCGTCGCGCTACGCCAGCGGCATGATCAAGCATTCGCGCCATCACGATGAGCTGAACATTTTGGTGGATAGATTGATTATCGGGGCTTATATCGAAGCGCGTTCATGCGAGCGTTTTGCCAAAATCGCGCCGCATCTCGATGAGACGCTGTCGCGCTTCTACACGTCGCTGTTGCGCTCCGAGGCGCGCCATTTCACGGATTATCTGGAACTGGCTCAGCAGTATGCGGGGGAAGATATTAGCGAGCGGGTGCAGTCTTTCGGGCGCGTTGAGGCGGAGTTAATTCTGTCGCCAGACGAGCAGTTCCGCTTCCACAGCGGCGTGCCGGTCTAA
- the ybcJ gene encoding ribosome-associated protein YbcJ has protein sequence METFYLEKHPHVELCDLLKFMGWCESGAAAKAVIAEGQVKVNGQVETRKRCKILADQQVEFASSKLVVKASAE, from the coding sequence ATGGAAACTTTTTATCTCGAAAAACACCCGCACGTTGAACTGTGCGACCTGCTCAAGTTTATGGGCTGGTGTGAAAGCGGTGCCGCGGCCAAAGCCGTGATCGCCGAAGGTCAGGTGAAGGTCAACGGGCAGGTGGAAACCCGTAAACGTTGCAAAATTCTCGCCGACCAACAGGTCGAGTTCGCCAGCAGCAAGCTGGTAGTCAAAGCCTCTGCTGAATAA
- the ybbP gene encoding putative ABC transporter permease subunit YbbP produces the protein MIWRWFWREWRSPSLLIVWLALTLAVACVLALGSISDRMEKGLSQQSRDFIAADRVLRSARPITEAWLQDAEKQGLKVSRQLSFMTMTFAGDTPQLADVKATDLAYPLYGDLQTQPPGVKPEPGTVLAAPRLMALLNVKVGDNLEVGDSTFKIAGEIVQEPDSGFNPFQTAPRLIMNLADVPKTGAVQPGSRLTYRYMFAGSPQDIQTYGDAIKGLLKPDQRWYGMEESEGALGKSLQRSQQFLLLSALLTLMLSIAAVAVAMGHYCRSRYDLVAVLKTLGAGRRSLQKLIIGQWVAVLLLAAVSGSVIGLLFEALLMKMLTPVLPTALPPSGVWPWIWSMGSLLVISLLVGARPYKQLLATQPLRVLRNDVVANVWPLRWFIPVMLLIVVGLLAALVGGSTLLWSLLAGVVVLSLLLGAIGWGSLLLLRRVTVGKLPLRLAINRLVRQPWVTLSQLAAFSMSFMLLALLLVLRGDLLDRWEQQLPPDSPNYFLLNITKDQIPQVTEFLNQHQTKPEEFYPIVRVRLTKINQQVSTDIIKPDDAAGEAVNRELNLTWMQGLPDHNPLVAGDGPPKAGEVSIDEGLAGRLGVKLGDTLTFSGDTQDFSAKITSLRKVDWDSLRPNFYFIFPPGALDAQPQSWLTSFRYEGDAKAITQLNRQFPTLSLLDIGSILKQVGQVLQQVSRALEVMVILVMLCGGLLLLAQIQVGMRQRRQELIVYRTLGASKKLLRGTLWCEFAVLGLVAGIAAAVGAEAALWLLTRKVFDFPWEPNMVLWWSVPLISAILLSLCGGWMGVRLLRGRALFRAYGN, from the coding sequence ATGATTTGGCGCTGGTTTTGGCGAGAGTGGCGCTCGCCTTCGCTATTAATCGTCTGGCTGGCCCTGACGCTGGCGGTGGCCTGCGTGCTGGCCTTGGGCAGCATCAGCGACCGCATGGAAAAGGGGCTGAGTCAGCAAAGCCGTGATTTTATCGCCGCCGACCGCGTGCTGCGTTCCGCCCGGCCCATTACCGAAGCCTGGTTGCAGGACGCCGAGAAGCAGGGGCTGAAAGTCAGCCGCCAGCTCAGCTTCATGACCATGACCTTCGCCGGAGACACGCCGCAGCTGGCGGATGTCAAAGCGACCGACCTTGCCTATCCGCTATATGGCGATTTGCAAACTCAGCCGCCGGGCGTGAAGCCTGAGCCGGGCACCGTGCTGGCCGCGCCGCGCCTGATGGCGCTGCTCAATGTGAAAGTGGGCGACAATTTAGAAGTCGGCGATTCGACTTTTAAAATTGCCGGAGAAATTGTTCAGGAGCCGGATTCCGGCTTCAACCCGTTTCAGACTGCGCCACGCCTGATAATGAATCTGGCGGACGTGCCTAAAACCGGCGCGGTGCAGCCGGGCAGCCGATTGACCTATCGCTATATGTTTGCCGGTTCGCCGCAGGACATTCAGACCTACGGCGATGCCATCAAGGGCCTGCTGAAGCCCGACCAGCGCTGGTACGGCATGGAAGAGTCTGAGGGCGCGCTGGGCAAATCCTTGCAGCGTTCTCAGCAGTTCTTGCTGCTGTCGGCGCTGCTGACGCTGATGCTGTCGATTGCCGCCGTGGCCGTCGCCATGGGCCATTACTGCCGCAGCCGCTATGACTTGGTGGCGGTGTTGAAAACCCTCGGAGCGGGCCGCCGTTCGCTGCAAAAACTGATTATCGGCCAGTGGGTGGCGGTGTTGCTGCTGGCGGCGGTGTCTGGCAGCGTGATTGGTTTGCTGTTCGAAGCCTTGCTGATGAAGATGCTGACGCCTGTACTGCCTACCGCCTTGCCGCCGTCGGGCGTTTGGCCGTGGATCTGGTCGATGGGCTCTTTGTTGGTGATCTCCCTGCTAGTGGGGGCGCGCCCTTACAAACAGCTGCTGGCGACCCAGCCGCTGCGCGTACTGCGCAATGACGTCGTCGCCAATGTCTGGCCGCTGCGCTGGTTTATTCCTGTGATGCTGCTGATTGTGGTCGGCCTGTTGGCGGCGCTGGTTGGCGGCAGCACCTTGCTGTGGTCACTGCTGGCCGGCGTGGTGGTTCTGTCGCTGCTGCTCGGCGCGATTGGCTGGGGCAGCCTGCTGCTGCTGCGCCGCGTCACCGTCGGCAAGCTGCCGCTGCGGCTGGCTATCAACCGTCTGGTGCGCCAGCCGTGGGTGACGCTCAGCCAGCTGGCGGCTTTCTCCATGTCCTTTATGCTGCTGGCGCTGTTGCTGGTGCTGCGCGGCGACCTGCTCGACCGCTGGGAGCAGCAGTTGCCGCCGGATAGCCCTAACTACTTCCTGCTGAACATCACTAAGGATCAGATCCCGCAGGTGACGGAATTCCTCAACCAGCATCAGACCAAGCCGGAGGAGTTCTACCCGATCGTGCGCGTGCGGCTGACCAAGATTAACCAGCAGGTGTCGACGGATATCATCAAACCGGACGATGCCGCCGGTGAGGCGGTCAACCGCGAGCTTAACCTGACGTGGATGCAAGGCTTGCCGGATCACAACCCGCTGGTGGCCGGAGACGGGCCGCCGAAGGCTGGCGAAGTGTCGATAGATGAAGGGCTGGCGGGGCGTCTGGGCGTGAAGCTTGGCGATACGCTGACCTTCAGCGGCGACACGCAGGACTTCAGCGCCAAAATCACCAGCCTGCGCAAAGTGGACTGGGACAGCCTGCGGCCGAACTTCTACTTTATCTTCCCGCCGGGCGCGCTGGATGCTCAGCCACAAAGCTGGCTGACCAGCTTCCGCTACGAAGGGGACGCCAAGGCGATCACCCAGCTTAATCGCCAGTTCCCGACCCTCAGCCTGCTGGATATCGGCTCGATTCTGAAACAGGTGGGGCAGGTACTTCAGCAGGTGAGCCGCGCGTTGGAAGTGATGGTGATTCTGGTAATGCTGTGCGGCGGATTGCTGCTGCTGGCGCAGATTCAGGTTGGCATGCGCCAGCGCCGTCAGGAGCTGATCGTGTACCGCACGCTGGGAGCCAGTAAGAAGCTGCTGCGCGGCACCCTGTGGTGTGAATTCGCGGTGTTGGGACTGGTCGCGGGGATTGCCGCCGCCGTGGGCGCCGAAGCCGCTCTGTGGCTGCTGACGCGCAAAGTGTTTGATTTCCCTTGGGAGCCGAACATGGTGCTGTGGTGGTCGGTGCCGCTCATCAGCGCGATTTTGCTGTCACTGTGTGGCGGTTGGATGGGCGTGAGATTACTGCGGGGAAGGGCGCTGTTCAGAGCTTACGGCAACTGA
- the ppiB gene encoding peptidylprolyl isomerase B codes for MVTFHTNHGDIVINTFADKAPVTVENFLNYCRKGFYNNTIFHRVIDGFMIQGGGFEPGMNQKNTDAPIKNEANNGLKNTKGTLAMARTNDPHSATAQFFINVTDNDFLNFRGENAQGWGYCVFAEVTDGLDVVEKIKKVKTGRSGMHQDVPQEDVIITSVTVSE; via the coding sequence ATGGTTACCTTTCACACCAACCACGGCGACATTGTTATCAACACCTTCGCGGATAAAGCGCCGGTTACCGTTGAAAACTTCCTGAACTATTGCCGTAAAGGCTTCTATAACAACACCATTTTCCACCGTGTCATCGACGGTTTCATGATCCAGGGCGGCGGTTTTGAGCCAGGCATGAACCAGAAAAACACCGATGCGCCGATTAAAAACGAAGCGAATAACGGTCTGAAAAACACCAAAGGCACGCTGGCTATGGCCCGTACCAATGACCCACATTCAGCTACCGCGCAGTTCTTCATCAACGTCACTGACAACGACTTCCTAAACTTCCGTGGCGAAAACGCACAGGGTTGGGGTTACTGCGTGTTCGCAGAAGTCACCGACGGTCTGGACGTGGTTGAGAAAATCAAAAAAGTAAAAACTGGCCGCAGCGGCATGCACCAGGACGTTCCGCAAGAAGACGTGATCATCACTAGCGTTACCGTTAGCGAATAA
- a CDS encoding site-specific integrase yields MSIFRRGKIWYASFSLPGGQRLKESLGTENKREAQELHDKRKSELWRIDRLGDFPDVSFEEACLRWLEERAEKKSLDDDKSRMGFWLMHFEGVKLKDITEAKIYTAISKMVNRRAAENHRLHSQSLAKKGIEAPKHERQAVSTATKAKHLALMKSLLRAAERDWKWLEKAPVIKVPQAKNKRVRWLEPNEAQRLVNECPEPLKSTVIFALVTGLRRSNIVNLEWQQIDMQRKVAWIHPEESKSGKAIGVALNDTACKVLREQIGNHQKWVFVHTTASKRSDGSATAAIRKLRVDSNTAWRLALKRAGIENFRFHDLRHTWASWLIQAGVPLSVLQEMGGWESIEMVRRYAHLAPNHLTEHAKQIDAIFGVSVPNLSHSQISEGTTDS; encoded by the coding sequence ATGTCTATCTTCCGTAGAGGTAAAATCTGGTACGCGAGTTTCTCGCTCCCGGGTGGGCAAAGACTTAAAGAGTCTCTTGGAACAGAGAACAAGAGGGAAGCACAGGAACTCCATGACAAACGAAAATCAGAACTATGGCGAATAGATCGCCTTGGTGATTTTCCAGATGTGAGTTTCGAAGAGGCTTGCTTGAGGTGGTTAGAAGAGCGGGCTGAGAAAAAATCTTTGGATGATGACAAAAGCCGGATGGGATTCTGGCTGATGCATTTTGAAGGAGTGAAATTAAAGGATATTACTGAAGCCAAAATTTACACGGCGATCAGTAAAATGGTTAACCGCCGGGCGGCGGAGAACCATAGACTGCATTCACAGTCATTGGCGAAGAAAGGGATCGAGGCACCAAAACATGAGCGTCAGGCCGTCAGTACGGCGACTAAGGCAAAACACCTTGCCCTGATGAAGTCGCTATTGCGCGCGGCAGAGCGAGATTGGAAGTGGCTAGAAAAAGCGCCAGTGATAAAAGTGCCGCAGGCAAAAAATAAGCGCGTCAGATGGCTCGAACCAAATGAAGCGCAGCGCCTGGTCAATGAATGTCCTGAACCTTTAAAGTCGACGGTGATTTTTGCTCTGGTTACTGGCCTGCGCAGATCCAACATCGTTAATCTGGAATGGCAACAGATTGACATGCAACGCAAGGTCGCATGGATACACCCGGAAGAAAGTAAATCAGGCAAAGCTATTGGCGTAGCCTTGAATGATACCGCCTGCAAAGTGTTACGTGAACAGATTGGAAATCATCAAAAATGGGTTTTTGTTCACACTACGGCGAGTAAACGTTCTGACGGGTCAGCGACTGCTGCGATTAGAAAATTGCGTGTCGATTCGAATACGGCATGGCGATTGGCATTAAAACGCGCCGGAATCGAGAACTTTCGTTTTCATGACCTTAGACATACATGGGCAAGCTGGCTTATTCAGGCTGGTGTCCCGCTGTCAGTTCTTCAAGAAATGGGCGGTTGGGAATCGATAGAAATGGTACGGAGATATGCGCATTTAGCCCCAAACCATTTAACTGAACATGCGAAGCAGATAGATGCCATTTTTGGGGTTTCTGTCCCAAATCTGTCCCACTCGCAAATTTCGGAGGGAACGACTGACAGCTAA
- the folD gene encoding bifunctional methylenetetrahydrofolate dehydrogenase/methenyltetrahydrofolate cyclohydrolase FolD, with the protein MSAKIIDGKTIAQQVRSEVAEKVKQRLAAGKRVPGLAVVLVGENPASQIYVANKRRSCEEVGFLSRSYDLPMTTTEGELLKLIDELNNDSDIDGILVQLPLPAGIDNVKVLESIRPDKDVDGFHPYNVGRLCQRAPTLRPCTPRGIVTLLERYGIDTYGLNAVVIGASNIVGRPMSMELLLAGCTTTVTHRFTRNLRHHVEHADLVVVAVGKPGFIPGEWIKPGAIVVDVGINRLENGKVVGDVEFDAAAERASFITPVPGGVGPMTVATLIQNTLQACEEYHDISAN; encoded by the coding sequence ATGTCAGCAAAGATTATTGACGGTAAAACGATTGCGCAGCAGGTCAGAAGCGAAGTTGCGGAAAAAGTAAAACAACGACTGGCTGCCGGAAAACGTGTACCTGGCTTAGCCGTTGTTCTGGTGGGTGAGAACCCCGCCTCGCAAATTTATGTCGCCAACAAGCGTCGCTCTTGCGAAGAAGTGGGCTTCCTGTCGCGCTCTTATGATTTGCCGATGACCACCACCGAAGGTGAGTTGCTCAAATTGATTGATGAGCTGAATAACGACAGCGATATTGATGGCATTTTGGTGCAACTGCCGCTGCCAGCGGGCATCGATAACGTCAAAGTGTTGGAAAGTATTCGTCCAGACAAAGACGTGGATGGCTTCCACCCTTATAACGTTGGCCGCCTGTGCCAGCGCGCGCCGACCCTGCGCCCATGCACCCCGCGCGGTATTGTGACTCTGCTCGAGCGTTACGGCATCGACACTTACGGCCTGAACGCCGTGGTGATTGGCGCATCCAACATCGTGGGCCGTCCAATGAGCATGGAGTTACTGCTGGCGGGCTGCACCACCACCGTCACCCATCGCTTCACCAGAAACCTGCGTCATCACGTTGAACACGCCGATCTGGTGGTGGTTGCCGTCGGTAAACCGGGCTTTATTCCGGGTGAATGGATAAAACCGGGCGCAATCGTGGTGGATGTCGGTATTAACCGGCTGGAAAATGGTAAAGTTGTCGGCGATGTGGAATTTGATGCCGCCGCCGAGCGCGCTTCATTTATTACACCGGTGCCGGGCGGCGTAGGCCCGATGACGGTCGCGACGCTGATTCAAAATACCTTGCAGGCTTGTGAGGAATACCACGACATCAGCGCCAACTAA
- the lpxH gene encoding UDP-2,3-diacylglucosamine diphosphatase, with the protein MATFFIADIHLCAQEPAITAGFLRFLREDAPQADALYILGDLFEAWIGDDDPEPLHAEIASALNELHQQGVPCFFIHGNRDFLLGRRFARASLMQLLPEKKVLELYGRRVLILHGDTLCTDDVGYQKFRKKVHNPLIQKLFLALPLKWRLAIAAKMRANSKASNSGKSLEVMDVNPQAVISEMESHGVEWMIHGHTHRPAVHDVPLDGKTGHRAVLGAWHEEGSMIKVSAEGVELITFPF; encoded by the coding sequence ATGGCAACGTTTTTTATTGCAGATATCCATCTGTGCGCACAAGAACCGGCAATTACTGCCGGTTTTCTGCGTTTTTTACGTGAAGATGCGCCGCAGGCCGACGCACTTTACATCCTCGGCGACCTGTTTGAAGCCTGGATAGGCGACGACGATCCCGAACCGCTTCACGCCGAAATCGCCTCCGCGCTCAACGAGTTACATCAGCAAGGCGTGCCCTGTTTCTTCATCCACGGTAATCGCGATTTTCTGCTCGGACGCCGCTTTGCCCGCGCCAGCCTGATGCAGCTATTGCCGGAGAAGAAAGTGCTGGAGCTGTACGGCCGCCGGGTGCTTATTCTGCACGGCGACACCCTGTGCACCGACGACGTGGGTTACCAGAAATTCCGCAAAAAAGTGCATAACCCGCTGATTCAGAAGTTGTTCCTCGCCCTGCCCCTCAAGTGGCGTTTAGCCATTGCCGCCAAAATGCGCGCCAACAGCAAAGCATCCAATAGCGGAAAATCGTTAGAAGTGATGGACGTCAACCCGCAAGCGGTGATCTCCGAAATGGAAAGCCACGGCGTTGAGTGGATGATCCACGGCCACACGCACCGCCCCGCCGTCCACGATGTGCCGCTAGACGGTAAAACCGGGCATCGCGCGGTATTAGGCGCATGGCACGAAGAGGGGTCGATGATCAAAGTCAGCGCCGAGGGCGTCGAGCTTATCACCTTCCCATTCTGA
- the purE gene encoding 5-(carboxyamino)imidazole ribonucleotide mutase, which yields MSSNVTPAKIAIVMGSKSDWATMQFAAEILTTLNIPFHVEVVSAHRTPDKLFSFAEQASANGFDVIIAGAGGAAHLPGMLAAKTLVPVLGVPVQSAALSGVDSLYSIVQMPRGIPVGTLAIGKAGAANAALLAAQILALHDAQIGKDIAAWRQAQTDEVLNNPDPREEA from the coding sequence ATGTCATCCAACGTTACCCCAGCCAAAATCGCGATTGTTATGGGGTCAAAAAGTGACTGGGCGACCATGCAGTTCGCCGCCGAGATCCTCACGACGCTGAATATTCCTTTCCATGTCGAAGTTGTTTCTGCTCACCGCACGCCAGACAAGCTGTTTAGCTTTGCTGAACAGGCGTCTGCCAACGGTTTTGATGTGATTATCGCCGGAGCCGGTGGCGCGGCTCACCTGCCGGGTATGCTGGCAGCTAAAACGCTGGTGCCAGTGCTTGGCGTGCCGGTGCAAAGCGCCGCGCTGAGTGGCGTCGACAGCCTCTATTCTATTGTGCAGATGCCGCGCGGTATCCCTGTGGGTACGCTGGCTATAGGCAAAGCCGGAGCCGCCAACGCCGCGCTGCTAGCCGCGCAAATTCTGGCGCTGCACGACGCGCAGATTGGTAAAGATATCGCCGCATGGCGTCAGGCGCAGACTGACGAAGTGCTGAACAATCCCGATCCTCGGGAGGAAGCATGA
- the cysS gene encoding cysteine--tRNA ligase — protein MLKIFNTMSRQKEEFKPIHAGKVGMYVCGITVYDLCHIGHGRTFVSFDVVARYLRYAGYSLKYVRNITDIDDKIIKRAAENGESFTALTDRMIAEMHADFAALGILPPDAEPRATGHIAEIIDIVQKLIDRNHAYVASNGDVMFWVESDADYGALSRQDLEQLQAGARVEVEANVKRNPMDFVLWKMSKPGEPSWTSPWGEGRPGWHIECSAMNCKQLGEHFDIHGGGSDLMFPHHENEIAQSTCAHDGPYVNTWMHSGMVMIDREKMSKSLDNFFTVRDVLKYYDAESVRYFLMSAHYRSQLNYSEDNLKLARTSLERLYTALRGTDAAAKPAGGEAFVARFRDAMDDDFNTPEAYSVLFDMARDINRLKAEDINAANGLAAELRQLAGVLGLLEKDPEQFLQSGAQADNGDEVAEIEALIKQRNDARASKDWGMADKARDRLNEMGIVLEDGPAGTTWRRK, from the coding sequence ATGCTTAAGATTTTTAATACCATGAGTCGCCAAAAAGAGGAATTCAAGCCAATTCATGCCGGTAAAGTCGGTATGTACGTGTGTGGGATAACTGTTTACGACCTCTGTCATATTGGTCATGGTCGTACTTTCGTATCATTTGACGTGGTAGCGCGTTACCTGCGTTATGCCGGATATTCGCTGAAGTACGTGCGTAATATCACCGATATCGACGACAAAATTATCAAACGTGCTGCGGAGAACGGCGAGAGCTTCACCGCGCTGACCGACCGCATGATCGCCGAGATGCACGCCGATTTCGCCGCGCTGGGTATCCTGCCTCCAGATGCAGAGCCGCGCGCCACGGGCCATATTGCTGAAATCATCGACATCGTGCAGAAGCTTATCGACCGCAACCACGCCTACGTGGCTTCTAATGGCGATGTGATGTTCTGGGTGGAAAGCGATGCTGATTACGGCGCGCTTTCCCGTCAGGATCTCGAGCAGCTGCAGGCCGGTGCGCGGGTGGAAGTTGAAGCCAACGTCAAACGCAACCCAATGGATTTCGTGCTGTGGAAGATGTCCAAGCCGGGCGAACCGAGCTGGACTTCTCCGTGGGGCGAAGGCCGTCCGGGCTGGCACATTGAGTGTTCAGCCATGAACTGCAAACAGTTGGGCGAGCATTTTGACATTCACGGTGGCGGTTCTGACCTGATGTTCCCGCACCATGAAAACGAAATCGCCCAGTCTACCTGTGCTCACGACGGCCCGTATGTGAACACATGGATGCACTCCGGCATGGTGATGATTGACCGCGAAAAGATGTCGAAATCGCTGGATAACTTCTTCACCGTGCGCGACGTGCTGAAATATTACGACGCCGAAAGCGTGCGCTACTTCCTGATGTCTGCGCACTATCGCAGCCAGCTGAACTACAGCGAAGATAACCTCAAACTGGCGCGTACCTCGCTGGAGCGTCTCTACACCGCACTGCGCGGCACTGACGCTGCTGCAAAACCTGCCGGTGGAGAAGCCTTTGTGGCGCGCTTCCGTGATGCGATGGATGACGACTTCAACACCCCAGAAGCCTACTCCGTGCTGTTCGACATGGCGCGCGACATTAACCGTCTGAAAGCGGAAGATATCAATGCAGCCAATGGCTTAGCGGCTGAACTGCGGCAGCTGGCTGGCGTGCTGGGCCTGCTTGAGAAAGACCCAGAGCAGTTCCTGCAATCTGGCGCTCAGGCAGACAATGGTGACGAAGTGGCTGAGATTGAAGCTCTGATCAAACAGCGTAACGACGCCCGCGCCAGCAAAGATTGGGGGATGGCGGACAAGGCTCGCGATCGTCTTAATGAGATGGGTATTGTGTTGGAAGATGGCCCAGCCGGAACCACCTGGCGCCGCAAATAG
- the purK gene encoding 5-(carboxyamino)imidazole ribonucleotide synthase has product MKPVCVLGNGQLGRMLRQAGEPLGIAVYPVGLDAEPEAVPFQQSVITAEIERWPETALTRELATHSAFVNRDIFPRLADRLTQKQLLDQLGLATAPWQLLADAAEWPQVFSQLGELAIVKRRVGGYDGRGQWRLRAGEEQTLPADCYGECIVEQGINFSGEVSLVGARGHDGKTVFYPLTHNLHQDGILRTSVALPTPDAALQQQAESMLAAILNELNYVGVMAMECFVVSEGLLINELAPRVHNSGHWTQNGASYSQFEMHLRAILGLPLPKPVVSTPSVMVNLIGTDVSNEWLSLPLVNLHWYEKEVRAGRKVGHLNLNDASAELLKDNLKSLIPLLPAEYASGIDWALAKL; this is encoded by the coding sequence ATGAAGCCGGTTTGCGTACTCGGAAATGGCCAACTCGGCCGCATGCTGCGTCAGGCCGGTGAACCTTTAGGCATCGCCGTCTATCCCGTCGGGCTGGACGCCGAGCCGGAAGCCGTGCCTTTTCAGCAGAGCGTGATCACCGCTGAAATCGAGCGCTGGCCTGAAACCGCCTTAACTCGCGAGTTGGCAACCCACAGCGCCTTCGTGAACCGCGATATTTTCCCGCGTTTGGCCGACCGCCTGACGCAAAAACAGTTACTCGACCAACTCGGTTTAGCCACCGCCCCTTGGCAGTTGCTGGCTGACGCCGCCGAATGGCCACAGGTATTTTCCCAGCTTGGCGAATTAGCCATCGTCAAACGCCGCGTCGGCGGCTATGACGGTCGCGGCCAGTGGCGCTTGCGTGCCGGGGAAGAGCAGACCCTGCCCGCCGACTGCTACGGTGAGTGCATTGTCGAGCAAGGCATTAACTTTTCTGGTGAAGTGTCACTGGTAGGCGCACGCGGCCACGATGGCAAAACCGTCTTCTACCCCCTAACTCACAACCTGCATCAGGACGGCATTCTGCGCACCAGCGTCGCTCTGCCTACCCCTGACGCCGCGCTGCAACAGCAAGCTGAAAGCATGCTGGCCGCCATCCTCAACGAGCTGAACTATGTCGGCGTGATGGCGATGGAGTGCTTCGTGGTGAGCGAAGGTTTGCTGATCAACGAGCTGGCTCCGCGCGTGCACAACAGCGGCCACTGGACGCAAAACGGCGCGTCCTACAGCCAATTCGAAATGCATTTACGCGCCATTCTCGGCCTGCCGCTGCCTAAGCCGGTGGTCAGCACGCCGTCGGTGATGGTCAATCTGATTGGTACGGATGTCTCCAACGAGTGGCTGAGCCTGCCGCTGGTGAACCTGCATTGGTATGAGAAGGAAGTGCGCGCCGGGCGCAAAGTCGGGCATCTCAACCTCAATGATGCCAGCGCAGAGTTGTTGAAAGATAACCTGAAATCGCTTATTCCGCTGTTACCGGCGGAATACGCCAGCGGCATTGACTGGGCCTTGGCGAAGCTCTGA
- a CDS encoding L-lactate dehydrogenase, translated as MVRKVGIVGAGHVGADVAFSLVTQGLCDVIVLLDENQPKAASQALELRDMASLVSSRVKVVANDYAELHDADVLVIAVGPKTLLREDRLEELAETRAAVRQVIPQVIASGFGGVILNITNPCDVITQIIQQTSGLPHSQVFGTGTSLDTARMKRVVGEFFGFDPKSVTGYVLGEHGESQFVAWSTVRLGGRPVAELAGDRDVDWAQMDDRVRGGGWDILQGKGWTSFGIATATARLVDVILSDANSVYPVSAWDENLKVYIGQPAVIGKRGIVQTLMPELTAYENIAYHASSRVISAAINSEK; from the coding sequence ATGGTACGTAAAGTAGGTATTGTTGGTGCGGGCCATGTCGGCGCCGATGTCGCTTTTTCACTGGTTACACAAGGATTGTGTGACGTCATCGTCCTGCTCGATGAAAACCAGCCCAAGGCCGCGAGTCAGGCATTAGAGCTGCGTGATATGGCCTCGCTGGTCTCTTCGCGGGTAAAAGTCGTGGCGAATGACTATGCCGAGCTGCACGACGCCGACGTGCTGGTGATCGCCGTCGGGCCGAAAACCCTGCTGCGCGAAGACCGGCTGGAAGAGCTGGCCGAGACGCGTGCGGCAGTTCGACAAGTCATTCCGCAGGTGATTGCCAGCGGCTTTGGTGGTGTCATCCTCAACATCACCAATCCGTGCGACGTCATTACGCAAATCATCCAACAGACCAGCGGCTTGCCGCACAGTCAGGTATTTGGCACCGGCACCTCGCTGGACACCGCTCGCATGAAGCGCGTGGTGGGGGAGTTCTTCGGCTTCGACCCAAAAAGCGTGACCGGCTACGTGCTGGGCGAACACGGCGAATCGCAGTTTGTCGCCTGGAGCACCGTACGCCTCGGCGGCCGCCCGGTAGCCGAACTGGCAGGGGATCGCGACGTAGATTGGGCGCAAATGGACGATAGAGTGCGCGGCGGCGGTTGGGATATTCTCCAAGGCAAAGGCTGGACCAGCTTTGGCATCGCCACCGCCACGGCACGGCTGGTGGACGTCATACTGTCGGATGCCAACAGCGTCTATCCCGTGTCGGCGTGGGATGAGAACCTCAAGGTGTATATCGGCCAGCCGGCGGTTATCGGCAAACGCGGCATAGTGCAAACGTTGATGCCAGAACTCACGGCCTATGAAAATATCGCCTACCACGCCTCATCCCGCGTGATTTCCGCCGCCATCAATTCAGAAAAATAG